A genome region from Trichocoleus sp. includes the following:
- a CDS encoding glycoside hydrolase encodes MAHPLYVAFIWHQHQPLYKSRLTGEYRLPWVRLHGTKDYLDLVLLLEKFPKLRQTVNLVPSLMMQIEDYAAGTAFDPYLALALKPTDNLDESAKRFIINHFFDANHHTMIDPYPRYSELYEQRQDKGQDWCFDRWDEQAYSDLLAWHNLVWFDPLFWDDPEIAQWLEQGKNFTLSDRQRIYSKQRQILGRIIPQHRQMQERGQLEVITTPYTHPILPLLADTNAGRVAVPQMTLPEHRFQFAEDIPRHLIRAKQMYQERFGCDPRGLWPSEQSVSPAILPDVAAQGFQWLCSDEAVLGWTIQHFFHRDATGNVLEPEYLYRPYRLATPQGDLSIVFRDHRLSDLIGFTYGAMEPKRAAADLSGHLEAISRMLKSRQKSGSTALEQPWLVTIALDGENCWEYYQQDGKPFLESLYQILSDHSGIELVTVSEYLEKFPPTESLPSDRLHSGSWVDGSFTTWIGDPAKNRAWDYLTEARSVLASYPEATEQNNPEAWEALYAAEGSDWFWWFGEGHSSNQDAMFDQLFREHLIALYRALNHPFPSYLRQYVEDHTSNGNHRPLSYIHPTIDGQGDEQDWDKAGRIEIGGARGTMHQSSVVQRLWYGVDHLNFYLRVDFKTGARPGIDFPPEVHLLWFYPDRPMHNSPAPLAELLDEPPLNYQFHHHLGIHLPTKSSWFQEATDHSQWQIHRSRAQVAFDTCLEVAVPWADLQEVEPDWSLRLVVMLGDEGRYVGYLPESELIPVDVP; translated from the coding sequence ATGGCTCATCCTCTTTACGTTGCGTTTATCTGGCATCAACATCAGCCCCTTTATAAAAGTCGATTAACTGGCGAATATCGGCTGCCCTGGGTTCGGTTGCATGGTACGAAAGACTATCTCGATCTGGTGCTGCTGCTCGAAAAATTTCCGAAGCTACGCCAAACGGTAAATCTAGTTCCTTCGCTGATGATGCAGATTGAGGACTATGCAGCCGGAACGGCGTTCGACCCTTACTTGGCATTAGCACTGAAGCCAACGGATAATCTGGATGAGTCAGCGAAACGCTTTATCATCAATCATTTCTTTGATGCCAATCATCACACGATGATCGATCCCTACCCTCGCTATAGCGAACTCTACGAGCAGCGACAGGATAAAGGGCAGGATTGGTGTTTCGATCGGTGGGATGAACAGGCATACAGTGATTTGCTGGCATGGCATAACCTCGTCTGGTTTGATCCCCTCTTTTGGGATGATCCAGAGATTGCTCAATGGTTGGAACAGGGAAAGAACTTCACGCTGAGCGATCGACAGCGCATTTACTCCAAGCAGCGGCAGATTCTCGGTCGCATTATCCCCCAACATCGCCAGATGCAGGAGAGGGGGCAATTGGAAGTGATTACTACCCCTTATACGCACCCCATTTTGCCCTTGCTGGCAGACACCAATGCTGGACGGGTCGCAGTGCCGCAAATGACGCTGCCAGAGCATCGCTTTCAGTTTGCCGAAGATATTCCGCGCCATCTAATCCGAGCCAAGCAGATGTATCAGGAGCGGTTTGGCTGTGATCCTCGTGGTTTGTGGCCCTCGGAGCAGTCAGTTAGCCCAGCCATTTTGCCTGATGTGGCGGCGCAGGGATTTCAGTGGCTCTGCTCTGATGAAGCTGTTTTAGGCTGGACAATTCAGCATTTCTTCCATCGAGATGCGACAGGGAACGTGCTGGAACCTGAATATCTCTATCGTCCTTATCGACTGGCAACGCCACAAGGAGATTTGTCGATCGTCTTCCGTGATCACCGTTTGTCTGACTTGATTGGCTTCACCTATGGCGCAATGGAACCCAAACGGGCGGCGGCTGACTTATCAGGGCATTTAGAAGCCATTTCGCGGATGCTCAAATCTCGGCAAAAATCTGGCAGCACTGCGCTGGAGCAACCCTGGCTGGTGACGATCGCCCTGGATGGCGAAAACTGCTGGGAATACTATCAGCAGGACGGCAAGCCTTTCTTAGAGAGCCTGTATCAAATTCTCAGTGACCATTCTGGGATCGAACTGGTAACGGTTTCTGAGTATTTGGAAAAGTTCCCGCCAACCGAGAGTCTACCAAGCGATCGACTGCACAGCGGTTCCTGGGTTGATGGCAGCTTTACGACCTGGATTGGTGATCCAGCAAAAAATCGTGCCTGGGATTACTTGACCGAAGCGCGATCGGTGCTGGCAAGCTATCCGGAAGCCACTGAGCAAAACAATCCGGAAGCCTGGGAAGCGCTCTATGCGGCAGAAGGATCTGATTGGTTCTGGTGGTTTGGTGAAGGGCATTCTTCAAATCAAGATGCCATGTTTGACCAGCTTTTCCGCGAACACTTAATTGCGCTATATCGTGCCTTAAATCATCCGTTTCCCAGCTACCTGCGGCAATATGTGGAAGACCACACGTCTAACGGCAACCATCGTCCGCTGAGCTACATTCATCCCACGATCGATGGACAGGGCGACGAGCAAGACTGGGACAAAGCTGGCCGGATTGAAATCGGTGGGGCGAGAGGCACAATGCATCAAAGTAGCGTTGTCCAACGGCTCTGGTATGGCGTTGATCACTTAAATTTCTATCTGCGAGTTGACTTTAAAACAGGGGCAAGACCAGGCATTGATTTTCCGCCAGAAGTGCATCTGCTGTGGTTTTATCCCGATCGCCCCATGCATAATAGCCCTGCTCCGCTTGCCGAACTGCTAGACGAGCCACCGCTGAATTACCAGTTCCATCACCATTTGGGCATCCATCTACCAACAAAATCGAGTTGGTTCCAGGAAGCAACGGATCATTCGCAGTGGCAAATTCACCGTAGCCGTGCCCAGGTTGCCTTTGATACTTGCTTAGAGGTTGCTGTTCCCTGGGCAGATTTGCAAGAGGTTGAGCCAGATTGGTCGCTGCGACTGGTGGTAATGCTGGGTGATGAAGGACGCTATGTCGGCTATCTACCCGAAAGTGAACTGATTCCGGTCGATGTTCCCTAA
- a CDS encoding N-acetylmuramoyl-L-alanine amidase has protein sequence MKAHWLLSSLAGAFSIMLLSNPAQAGRLQSWQFDNNRLTFSTDEGVQPRVQLLLNPTRLVIDLPATRLDRPRVNQPGNGTIQSIRVAQFDAETTRIVVELSPGYTIDPQQVRVRGTTPTQWSVQIPTPQLTQTAQAVPQTVTPTTPAATQIGELRITPDGLFVRTQGATPEIQQRWEDDRRRLILELEDTALSPQLTQREVTVDRYGVENIQFAQSSDTPPTATITLNLSDSNSDWRINATNLGGIVLIPGHSVTATQRPNDSRSLTNSRPDPNQPATIQAIELAGNGGQLLIRANRSIANVNSGWDRSSAEYQITIPNARLANNAAQPQANSNSPFLRFRARQSDTNTVTIQFLPAAGIVVGAVRSTDQAIALDFQGRRIPAQSSGLTPAPTPRRNSTAGTPLPNVNNSRISVAIDPGHGGRDPGAVGIGGLRETDIVLPIAKRVAELLEQQGVQAILTRTDEREIDLEPRVQLANQSRANLFVSIHANSISLSRPDVNGAETYYYTDAGQDLARIIQNNIIQTTNMEDRGVRSARFYVLRNTRMPAALVEVGFVTGAEDARLLSNPNFRNQMAEAIARGILQYIQQRF, from the coding sequence GTGAAAGCTCACTGGCTCCTTTCTAGCTTGGCTGGTGCGTTTAGCATCATGCTGTTGTCCAATCCAGCCCAGGCAGGCAGGCTTCAATCCTGGCAGTTTGACAACAACCGCCTCACATTCAGCACAGATGAAGGCGTACAGCCCAGAGTGCAGCTATTGTTGAATCCAACGCGCCTGGTGATTGACCTCCCCGCTACAAGGCTCGATCGCCCCAGAGTCAATCAGCCCGGAAATGGAACAATTCAATCGATTCGGGTGGCTCAGTTTGATGCTGAAACAACGCGCATTGTCGTGGAGCTGAGTCCGGGCTATACGATCGATCCGCAGCAGGTACGAGTTCGGGGCACAACGCCAACGCAGTGGTCTGTCCAGATTCCTACGCCTCAGTTGACGCAAACTGCTCAAGCTGTTCCTCAGACTGTAACTCCCACCACACCAGCCGCAACTCAGATTGGAGAACTGCGAATTACGCCCGATGGGTTGTTTGTCCGGACTCAAGGAGCCACACCCGAAATCCAACAGCGATGGGAAGACGATCGCCGCCGTCTGATTCTGGAACTGGAAGATACTGCCCTTTCACCCCAACTGACGCAGCGCGAAGTCACGGTCGATCGCTATGGCGTAGAAAATATTCAGTTTGCTCAATCCAGCGATACGCCTCCGACAGCCACCATCACGCTGAACTTGAGCGATAGCAATTCCGACTGGCGTATTAACGCCACAAATCTCGGTGGCATTGTTTTGATTCCCGGTCACAGCGTTACCGCAACCCAACGACCGAATGATTCCCGATCGCTCACAAATTCTCGTCCTGACCCCAACCAGCCTGCTACGATTCAGGCGATCGAACTCGCAGGGAACGGTGGACAGCTTTTGATCCGCGCTAACCGATCGATCGCTAATGTTAATAGTGGATGGGATCGATCAAGTGCGGAATATCAGATCACGATTCCGAATGCCCGTCTTGCCAACAATGCCGCTCAACCGCAGGCAAATTCCAACAGTCCATTTTTAAGATTTCGTGCCCGCCAAAGTGATACAAATACTGTCACAATTCAGTTTCTCCCGGCTGCTGGAATTGTTGTGGGTGCAGTGCGATCGACCGACCAAGCCATTGCCTTAGACTTTCAAGGTCGCCGCATTCCGGCTCAATCCAGTGGGCTGACGCCCGCACCGACGCCCAGACGCAACTCCACCGCAGGCACACCCCTACCCAATGTCAACAACAGCCGCATTTCTGTGGCGATCGACCCAGGTCATGGGGGACGCGATCCGGGAGCCGTTGGGATTGGCGGTCTACGAGAAACCGATATTGTGCTGCCGATCGCCAAACGAGTTGCTGAGCTGCTGGAGCAACAGGGCGTACAGGCAATTTTGACTCGCACCGACGAACGCGAAATTGACCTGGAACCTAGAGTCCAGCTTGCGAATCAATCCAGAGCCAATTTGTTTGTTAGCATTCATGCCAACTCCATCAGCCTCAGCCGCCCTGATGTGAACGGAGCAGAAACCTACTATTACACGGATGCCGGACAAGACCTGGCACGAATCATCCAAAACAACATCATCCAGACCACCAATATGGAAGACCGGGGGGTTCGCTCCGCCCGCTTCTATGTGCTACGCAATACTCGTATGCCTGCTGCGCTGGTTGAAGTGGGTTTTGTCACCGGAGCCGAGGATGCCCGCCTGCTCTCTAACCCCAATTTCCGCAACCAAATGGCAGAAGCAATTGCTCGCGGCATTTTGCAATATATCCAGCAGCGATTCTGA
- a CDS encoding ABC transporter permease, with protein MNWWQQLRRNTLAQFGGAILLLFYLVVIFAEFVSPYNPYTSQPDGSLLPPTQIHWQTQSGQFIGPHVYPTTQGPVSLETGDRQLSVDYSQPSPIRLFVSGEEYRFLQLRLPLPTKFSLADPQFKEIELLPGFKGNWHLFGTTGAGKLNLLGTDEQARDQFTRLVYGGRISLSIGLIGILISYPLGMIVGGISGYFGGITDAILMRLVEVLMTIPGIYLLVALAGVLPPGLTSSQRFLLIVLITSLIGWSGLARVIRGQVLSLKEREYVQAAKVMGGRSLYIILRHILPQTATYLIISATLAIPSFILAEAALSLIGLGIQQPDPSWGNMLSLATNASVLVLQPWLIWSPAILIVLTVLAFNLLGDGLRDALDPRNTQR; from the coding sequence ATGAACTGGTGGCAGCAGCTTCGACGCAATACTCTAGCGCAATTCGGCGGCGCAATTTTGCTCTTGTTCTATCTGGTGGTTATCTTTGCAGAGTTTGTTTCGCCCTATAATCCCTACACGTCGCAGCCAGACGGCTCACTGCTGCCGCCAACCCAAATTCACTGGCAGACGCAATCAGGACAATTCATCGGTCCTCATGTCTATCCCACAACCCAGGGTCCAGTTAGCTTGGAGACGGGCGATCGACAGTTAAGCGTGGATTATAGCCAGCCTTCCCCAATCCGGCTCTTTGTTTCCGGGGAAGAATATCGCTTTTTGCAGCTGCGGTTACCCCTGCCCACAAAGTTTTCTCTGGCTGATCCCCAATTTAAGGAAATTGAACTCCTTCCAGGTTTCAAAGGCAACTGGCATCTGTTTGGCACAACAGGAGCAGGCAAGCTGAACCTCCTGGGAACTGATGAACAGGCACGCGATCAGTTCACCCGACTGGTTTATGGCGGTAGGATTAGCCTCAGCATTGGTCTGATTGGCATCCTCATTTCCTATCCGCTCGGAATGATCGTTGGTGGCATTTCTGGCTACTTTGGCGGCATCACCGACGCAATTTTGATGCGGCTGGTCGAAGTGCTGATGACAATTCCGGGAATCTATCTGCTGGTCGCGTTAGCGGGAGTCTTGCCACCTGGGTTAACCAGTTCTCAGCGATTTTTGCTAATTGTTTTGATTACCTCTCTCATCGGTTGGTCAGGATTGGCAAGAGTAATTCGCGGACAGGTGCTTTCCCTCAAGGAGCGAGAATATGTTCAGGCAGCAAAAGTGATGGGGGGTCGATCGCTCTACATTATCTTGCGTCACATTCTGCCTCAAACTGCGACCTATCTCATTATCTCTGCGACCCTGGCAATTCCCAGCTTTATCCTGGCAGAAGCCGCGTTGAGCTTGATTGGGTTAGGCATCCAGCAGCCTGATCCATCCTGGGGCAATATGCTCTCTCTGGCAACCAACGCCTCTGTTCTCGTGCTGCAACCTTGGCTGATCTGGTCGCCTGCGATTTTAATTGTGCTGACCGTCCTAGCGTTTAACCTGTTGGGGGATGGGCTGCGCGATGCTCTCGATCCCCGCAATACTCAGCGATAA
- a CDS encoding Uma2 family endonuclease: protein MLHYDPRHCLPSSAELPDSDDTPVDNELQNLIPNLLASVLAMAWSDRTDWFFGVDMGIYYAPSEPPIVPDGFLSLGVDRFVDSEGRLSYVLWEEDGIAPTLALEVVSKTYGGEYEQKKQTYAQLGILYYAIYVPSRRYRRKRNPLEVYKLTGGEYLLQPDDRVWLPEVGLAIGREEGSYQGRTREWLYWYDREGRRLLTPEEAVSQAEQLALEERQRADRLAAKLRELGIDPGSIE from the coding sequence ATGCTGCACTACGACCCCCGCCACTGTTTGCCCTCCTCGGCTGAACTGCCCGACTCAGACGACACGCCTGTGGATAATGAACTGCAAAACCTGATTCCTAATCTGCTGGCATCAGTGCTGGCAATGGCGTGGAGCGATCGAACCGATTGGTTCTTTGGGGTTGATATGGGCATTTACTATGCGCCCAGTGAGCCGCCGATCGTACCAGATGGGTTCCTTAGTTTGGGGGTCGATCGCTTTGTTGATAGTGAGGGACGGCTCAGCTATGTGCTGTGGGAGGAAGACGGAATTGCCCCAACTCTGGCGTTAGAAGTTGTCTCGAAGACCTACGGCGGCGAATATGAGCAGAAAAAGCAAACCTACGCTCAGTTAGGCATTTTGTATTATGCCATTTATGTTCCAAGTCGCCGTTACCGTCGCAAACGGAATCCTTTAGAGGTCTACAAGCTCACGGGTGGGGAATATCTCCTGCAACCCGACGATCGCGTTTGGCTCCCGGAAGTGGGGTTGGCGATTGGGAGAGAGGAAGGCAGCTATCAGGGCAGAACCAGGGAATGGCTCTATTGGTACGATCGAGAGGGTCGGCGGTTGCTAACTCCAGAAGAAGCCGTTAGTCAGGCAGAACAGCTTGCCTTAGAGGAACGCCAAAGAGCCGATCGGTTAGCAGCAAAGCTGAGAGAGCTGGGGATTGATCCAGGATCGATTGAGTGA
- the tsaB gene encoding tRNA (adenosine(37)-N6)-threonylcarbamoyltransferase complex dimerization subunit type 1 TsaB yields MTSDSVSPSPYALAIHTASPDFGLAIDNFQGDRRQQTWELGRDLSTHLHVYLQEFLQPQTWQDLSFLAVAKGPGGFTGTRLGVVTARTIAQQLNLPLFAISTLAAVAWTKRSTSSSEPPDLAVQMPAQRGELHTAIYGITESSLPLSSGSSLPASPQLELLPLLPDTVMSPDRWQQILASWHRPYQVIPVEGNLGGTAAALLELAGLDWQQGIRPHWSEAVPFYGQSPV; encoded by the coding sequence TTGACTTCCGATTCTGTTTCGCCCTCCCCCTATGCCTTAGCAATTCATACTGCCAGCCCTGATTTTGGCTTAGCGATCGACAACTTTCAGGGCGATCGTCGTCAGCAAACCTGGGAACTGGGACGTGATTTGTCTACTCATTTGCATGTTTATCTGCAAGAATTCCTTCAGCCTCAAACTTGGCAGGATTTATCATTTCTTGCAGTTGCCAAAGGACCTGGCGGCTTTACTGGAACTCGTTTGGGGGTAGTCACAGCCCGGACGATCGCCCAACAGCTTAACCTGCCGCTTTTTGCCATTTCCACCCTCGCTGCAGTTGCCTGGACAAAGCGATCGACCTCCTCTTCAGAACCGCCTGATCTCGCTGTCCAAATGCCTGCCCAACGGGGCGAACTCCACACTGCCATCTATGGCATCACCGAATCTAGTCTCCCTCTGTCCTCCGGTTCTTCCCTGCCTGCATCCCCTCAACTCGAACTCCTGCCTCTCCTGCCCGATACGGTGATGTCGCCCGATCGCTGGCAGCAAATTCTAGCGAGCTGGCATCGCCCCTATCAAGTGATTCCAGTGGAGGGTAATTTAGGCGGAACGGCAGCAGCTTTGCTGGAACTAGCGGGTTTGGATTGGCAGCAGGGAATTCGCCCCCATTGGTCGGAGGCAGTGCCGTTTTATGGTCAGAGTCCGGTTTAA
- a CDS encoding tetratricopeptide repeat protein: MRQKHSMFLAWASRSGMMLSTMLLWIGMVQQPAQSKTIHGSSEVLIAQSLSPTERQELDRLRQLNQTTTLFNIMLGVLAVLLASAMVGLYTLRRSVIREVTALVKSHLNELSDLETQIGKAKQEIHRLLKDYENYAADLGDDAEAFQQEIEDKRGSLSKLMADASQRKHELLNGLEQQLRTAQQRLEEGETEFANTLGELQLTVQAQKDKSLQTLSASEVEFAARLTELQSDAQVHREATLRQLGQMVSELSPYLTELRVTTQNQVDQEKAGILDRIRQQQSDWAGSLSQIERETSDRRNQLFESLEKLRLDVTLQLTQLSADTQGQREAIRKTLEQVYAELSNQRSNLESEIQSQRDNIRLNLAQLTTDFAVQRSEWQTEAVNQQAQMRQNLERLESELTNRIRELQADAQTQRDGIQRNLAQLDAVLATQQRELEFAAQHKQADLQRIFTGLESEISQKQAELQAATETKKTELQQVLERIESDFAAQRADLQVDAQAKKEELRQTIAQLESEFTDQMTQLQVSGKERRDQIMQNLEKAEGDLVNQLSTLKADVQGQREKIRQNLERLESRFAEQLAAFQTDAEAQRQTALQNLQALESEIANQLRALESDAQAQKDQILKRLSDLSPQFIAESFVADVRQNLQNLTEQYNILKSTQPELFFRPEDYIQQGFTLFAEGRFEEAIGQYDKALASRPDDAQIWLSRGRALEEMKRFEGALSAYDRVTKLQPTNAAAWYQQGNVLRELKQYDAALAAFDRAVELQPQDYKAWLNRGIVLSRSKQHEEALTSFDKALEIKPDYTEALVNRGVALGVLQRSQEAFESFDRATQSDPEDSTAWLNRGLALLEMERYQDAVASLEKVTDLKPDHAKAWDSRGYALLQLGRDKEAIANFNRAIKAKPDYASAYYNKASCYVLQGETDLALENLQKAIELNPKYRREAKADSSFKELAGDDWFQEMTEG; encoded by the coding sequence ATGAGACAAAAGCATTCGATGTTCTTGGCATGGGCTTCGCGGAGTGGAATGATGCTCTCCACGATGCTGCTGTGGATAGGAATGGTGCAGCAACCCGCTCAGAGCAAAACGATTCATGGCTCATCAGAGGTACTGATTGCTCAGAGCTTATCGCCAACGGAACGGCAAGAACTCGATCGCCTGCGGCAGTTAAACCAGACAACGACTCTGTTTAACATTATGCTGGGCGTGCTGGCGGTGTTGCTGGCATCGGCAATGGTGGGACTCTATACGCTTCGCCGATCGGTAATTCGAGAAGTGACGGCGCTCGTTAAATCACATCTCAATGAATTGAGCGATCTGGAAACGCAGATTGGGAAAGCGAAACAAGAGATTCATCGGCTCTTGAAAGACTACGAAAACTATGCGGCTGATTTGGGCGACGATGCCGAGGCGTTTCAGCAAGAAATTGAAGACAAGCGGGGCAGTTTATCAAAATTGATGGCAGATGCTTCCCAGCGTAAGCATGAGCTATTAAACGGGTTAGAACAGCAGCTCAGAACGGCACAGCAAAGGCTTGAGGAAGGCGAAACTGAGTTTGCGAATACGCTTGGTGAGCTTCAGCTAACGGTGCAGGCGCAGAAAGATAAATCGCTGCAAACCCTTTCAGCATCAGAGGTAGAATTTGCTGCCCGGTTAACGGAGCTTCAATCCGACGCGCAAGTTCATCGAGAAGCAACGCTGCGGCAGTTGGGGCAGATGGTATCAGAGCTTTCGCCCTATCTCACCGAGTTGCGGGTCACGACTCAGAATCAGGTGGATCAAGAGAAAGCAGGGATTCTCGATCGCATACGGCAGCAGCAGTCTGATTGGGCAGGCAGTCTGTCTCAAATTGAACGAGAAACCAGCGATCGCCGCAATCAGCTATTTGAGTCGCTGGAAAAACTGCGCCTGGATGTCACACTCCAACTGACTCAACTGAGCGCAGACACGCAAGGACAACGAGAAGCGATTCGGAAAACGCTAGAACAGGTTTATGCAGAACTCTCGAATCAGCGATCGAATCTGGAAAGCGAAATTCAATCTCAGCGAGACAACATCCGGCTGAATCTGGCTCAATTGACTACCGATTTTGCTGTGCAGCGATCGGAGTGGCAAACCGAGGCAGTCAATCAGCAGGCGCAGATGCGGCAAAACCTGGAGCGGCTGGAGTCAGAACTGACCAACCGGATTCGGGAGCTGCAAGCCGATGCCCAAACGCAGCGAGATGGCATTCAGCGCAACCTGGCTCAACTGGATGCAGTGCTTGCAACTCAGCAGCGAGAATTAGAATTTGCGGCACAGCATAAACAAGCCGATCTACAGCGCATTTTTACCGGGTTAGAGTCGGAAATTTCTCAGAAGCAAGCGGAATTGCAGGCAGCCACCGAGACAAAGAAAACCGAGCTTCAGCAAGTCTTAGAACGGATTGAGTCTGACTTTGCGGCGCAACGAGCCGATCTTCAGGTGGATGCTCAGGCGAAGAAAGAGGAACTGCGGCAAACGATCGCCCAGCTTGAATCTGAGTTTACAGACCAGATGACTCAATTGCAGGTGAGTGGCAAGGAACGCCGCGATCAGATTATGCAAAACCTGGAGAAGGCAGAAGGCGATCTGGTCAACCAACTCTCGACGCTCAAGGCAGATGTGCAAGGGCAGCGTGAGAAGATTCGCCAAAACCTGGAACGATTGGAGTCTCGCTTCGCCGAACAGCTTGCAGCCTTCCAAACTGATGCTGAAGCACAGCGACAAACGGCACTGCAAAATCTTCAGGCCCTCGAATCCGAGATCGCCAATCAGCTAAGAGCTTTAGAATCAGACGCACAGGCGCAGAAAGACCAGATCCTCAAGCGACTGTCAGACCTTTCGCCTCAGTTCATTGCCGAGTCTTTTGTGGCAGATGTGCGCCAAAACCTACAAAATCTGACCGAGCAATACAACATTCTCAAGTCCACGCAGCCTGAACTGTTTTTCCGTCCCGAAGACTACATTCAGCAGGGCTTTACCCTCTTTGCCGAAGGACGCTTTGAGGAGGCGATCGGGCAATATGACAAAGCCCTGGCTTCCCGACCGGATGATGCTCAAATTTGGCTGAGTCGAGGTCGCGCCTTAGAAGAAATGAAGCGATTTGAGGGAGCATTGTCGGCATACGATCGCGTGACCAAACTCCAGCCCACCAATGCAGCCGCCTGGTATCAGCAGGGAAATGTTTTGCGCGAACTCAAACAGTATGACGCAGCCCTGGCAGCCTTCGATCGCGCTGTTGAGCTGCAGCCCCAAGACTACAAAGCCTGGCTGAATCGGGGCATTGTCTTGAGTCGATCGAAGCAGCATGAAGAGGCATTAACTTCTTTTGATAAAGCACTGGAAATTAAGCCAGACTATACCGAAGCCTTGGTGAATCGCGGTGTGGCGTTGGGTGTGCTGCAGCGTTCTCAGGAAGCGTTTGAATCATTCGATCGCGCCACTCAATCCGATCCGGAAGACAGCACAGCTTGGCTAAACCGAGGGCTGGCACTGCTAGAAATGGAACGCTATCAAGATGCAGTTGCCTCTTTAGAGAAAGTGACGGATCTCAAGCCTGACCATGCCAAAGCCTGGGATAGTCGCGGCTATGCGCTGCTGCAATTGGGACGCGATAAAGAAGCGATCGCCAACTTCAACCGAGCGATTAAAGCAAAACCTGATTACGCCAGTGCCTACTACAACAAGGCAAGCTGCTATGTGCTGCAAGGCGAAACAGATCTGGCGTTAGAAAACTTGCAGAAGGCGATCGAGCTGAATCCGAAGTACCGCAGGGAAGCCAAAGCAGACTCCAGCTTTAAGGAATTGGCAGGAGACGATTGGTTTCAGGAGATGACTGAAGGATAA
- a CDS encoding WG repeat-containing protein, producing the protein MRLSRLRLLVCLGCAMFALALSHFPTVDASQPMISSAAPQTDNNLKGGFSATGTMETDILEYDFASSFSGGLAAVRIKGRYAFIDAKGNVVINVDPALDGVSPFVEDRSIVRASDLYGYLDRSGKIVVDPQYASASPYSEGLAAVRTGRAYGYLNQAGELAIDPQYALATEFSDGMAAAKLTNLYGYINPDGAWVIPPQFADAWKFSESLAVVKFNEHWGYIDRMGKLAINPKFDGAFSFSHGRGRVRMGTQWGYINSQGQMAIDPKFDFASDFSEGLAAVMVGTQWGYINPEGKMVIEPQFEFASDFSEGFAVIKQNGKTSFIDKTGNFLMPPQFDDAGGFSEGLAWVQVGDRWRYLQPDGSFLKFQR; encoded by the coding sequence ATGCGTTTGTCTCGCCTCCGATTGCTGGTCTGTCTGGGTTGTGCCATGTTTGCTTTGGCTTTGTCGCACTTCCCGACGGTGGATGCTTCTCAACCCATGATCTCGAGTGCTGCGCCCCAAACAGACAATAATCTCAAAGGAGGGTTCTCAGCAACGGGCACTATGGAAACGGACATTTTGGAATATGACTTTGCTTCAAGCTTTTCTGGTGGACTGGCGGCGGTTCGCATCAAGGGACGCTATGCCTTTATCGATGCTAAGGGCAACGTGGTGATCAATGTTGATCCGGCTCTGGATGGCGTCTCTCCTTTTGTGGAAGATCGATCGATCGTGCGTGCTAGTGATCTGTATGGCTATCTTGACCGCAGCGGCAAAATTGTGGTTGATCCGCAGTATGCCAGTGCCAGTCCCTATTCAGAAGGCTTAGCAGCAGTGCGAACCGGTCGCGCTTATGGTTATTTGAACCAGGCGGGAGAATTGGCGATCGACCCACAGTATGCATTGGCGACAGAGTTTTCGGACGGTATGGCAGCCGCAAAGTTGACCAACCTGTATGGCTATATCAATCCTGATGGCGCATGGGTCATTCCACCCCAGTTTGCAGATGCCTGGAAGTTCTCCGAATCTCTCGCAGTAGTCAAATTCAATGAGCACTGGGGCTATATTGACCGCATGGGCAAGCTGGCGATCAACCCCAAGTTTGATGGGGCGTTTAGCTTTTCTCATGGTCGAGGCAGGGTAAGAATGGGCACTCAGTGGGGCTATATCAATTCGCAAGGACAGATGGCGATCGACCCCAAGTTTGACTTTGCCTCAGATTTCTCAGAAGGGTTAGCAGCAGTGATGGTGGGAACGCAATGGGGCTATATCAACCCTGAAGGAAAAATGGTGATCGAGCCGCAGTTTGAATTTGCCTCAGATTTTTCGGAAGGATTTGCAGTCATCAAGCAAAACGGCAAAACTAGCTTTATCGACAAAACCGGGAATTTCCTGATGCCGCCTCAGTTTGATGATGCGGGTGGGTTTTCAGAAGGGCTGGCATGGGTGCAGGTGGGCGATCGATGGCGATATCTCCAGCCAGATGGCTCCTTCCTGAAGTTCCAACGCTAA